The Cyclobacteriaceae bacterium genome includes a region encoding these proteins:
- a CDS encoding M24 family metallopeptidase, with protein sequence MKSFLTLLLVFVLGSSFAQYPLVLTQRDQAKVIDELLDDRLRTLLPALMRREGFDMWVVVSREYNEDPVIETLLPATWMAARRTTMLVAFDKGTEMEYLAVARYDVGKVFKRAWEPDANPDQWAQLGKIIADRNPKKIGVNKAPSWGHSDGLTSNDFDKLISVLPKALQPKVVSAEKLSVAWLESRTEKEMIIYQQICRIAHNIIAEGFTDKVIQPGVTTTEDVVWWYREKIKELKLDTWFHPSVAIQRNEPEAVTLKRANPLLILPGDFLWVDFGIKYLRLNTDTQQHAYVLKPGETEAPEFLRNALKKGNRLQDILTSNFKEGKTGNQILADSRKQAIAEGITPSIYTHPIGFHGHAAGTTIGQWDMQGGVPNTGDYPQHYKTAYSIELNCSVNIPEWKKDVRVQLEEDGYFDETGFRYIDGRQTELILIPKPIPNAK encoded by the coding sequence ATGAAATCATTTCTAACGCTTCTCCTTGTCTTTGTACTGGGAAGCAGCTTCGCGCAATACCCGCTCGTGCTTACCCAACGCGATCAGGCCAAAGTCATTGACGAACTTCTTGATGATCGTCTTCGTACTCTTTTACCAGCACTCATGCGTCGTGAGGGTTTTGATATGTGGGTAGTCGTCTCCCGTGAATACAATGAAGACCCCGTTATCGAAACGTTACTTCCTGCAACCTGGATGGCAGCACGACGCACAACAATGCTCGTTGCTTTTGACAAAGGAACTGAAATGGAATATCTCGCTGTCGCACGCTATGATGTTGGTAAAGTTTTTAAGCGCGCATGGGAACCCGATGCAAACCCTGATCAATGGGCACAGCTTGGAAAAATAATAGCCGACCGCAATCCAAAAAAGATCGGTGTGAACAAAGCTCCTTCCTGGGGACACTCTGATGGATTAACATCCAATGATTTTGATAAACTAATCAGTGTGCTTCCAAAAGCATTGCAGCCTAAAGTTGTATCCGCTGAAAAACTTTCCGTTGCGTGGCTCGAATCACGTACAGAAAAAGAAATGATCATCTATCAGCAGATCTGCCGGATCGCTCACAACATCATTGCAGAAGGATTTACAGATAAGGTGATTCAGCCGGGCGTAACTACCACAGAAGATGTTGTCTGGTGGTATCGCGAAAAGATCAAAGAACTCAAGCTCGACACCTGGTTCCATCCTTCCGTTGCCATTCAGCGGAATGAACCCGAAGCCGTCACACTCAAACGCGCAAACCCATTGCTCATCTTACCCGGTGATTTCTTATGGGTTGACTTTGGAATTAAATATTTAAGATTGAACACCGACACTCAACAACATGCTTATGTTCTAAAGCCAGGCGAAACGGAAGCTCCTGAATTTTTGCGCAATGCATTGAAGAAGGGAAACAGACTTCAGGATATCCTCACCTCCAATTTCAAAGAAGGTAAAACAGGAAACCAGATACTTGCTGACTCACGTAAGCAAGCCATCGCGGAAGGAATCACTCCATCCATCTACACACACCCGATAGGATTTCATGGTCACGCAGCCGGCACTACCATCGGACAGTGGGACATGCAAGGTGGAGTTCCCAACACTGGTGATTATCCCCAACATTATAAAACAGCATACTCCATTGAACTAAATTGTTCCGTAAATATTCCCGAATGGAAAAAAGACGTGCGTGTACAATTAGAGGAAGATGGATACTTTGATGAGACAGGTTTTCGCTATATTGATGGCCGGCAAACAGAACTGATACTTATACCTAAACCTATTCCGAACGCGAAGTAA
- the gatC gene encoding Asp-tRNA(Asn)/Glu-tRNA(Gln) amidotransferase subunit GatC, with amino-acid sequence MKIDRTLLDKIAHLSRLEFEEKDAEKVMKEMSAIVTWVEQLNEVNTEGVEPLTTMSHEVNALREDEVKPHLPHDQALLNAPKKDADYFRVPKVLE; translated from the coding sequence ATGAAAATTGACAGGACCTTACTGGATAAAATTGCTCACCTCTCCCGACTTGAGTTTGAAGAGAAAGATGCTGAGAAGGTGATGAAAGAGATGTCGGCCATTGTAACATGGGTAGAACAGTTGAATGAAGTCAATACCGAGGGAGTTGAACCTCTCACTACGATGAGTCATGAGGTGAACGCGTTAAGAGAGGATGAAGTGAAACCTCACCTGCCTCATGATCAGGCCCTGCTGAACGCTCCTAAAAAAGACGCTGATTATTTTCGTGTACCAAAAGTCCTGGAGTAA
- a CDS encoding 2-phosphosulfolactate phosphatase — protein MKSIDVCLSPELMHLYDVKDRTVVVVDILRATSCMVTAFAHGVESITPFADLSACQAMKEKGYITSGERDGKKVDGFDRGNSPFEYMGADIKEKKIAFTTTNGTQAIEKAFGAKKIIIGSFLNLSSVVKYLLFGENSVLIICAGWKGKVNLEDTLFAGAIMEKLRNHIEPDCDAPLVAQHLYNLAKDDMVKFLNNSSHVKRLNRLNIHKDIEFCLTPDQYSIVPVMNEGKLTIG, from the coding sequence ATGAAATCAATTGATGTCTGTCTCAGTCCTGAGTTAATGCACTTGTATGATGTGAAAGACCGTACGGTTGTGGTGGTTGATATTCTCCGCGCTACTTCCTGCATGGTCACAGCATTCGCACACGGTGTTGAAAGCATCACACCCTTCGCTGATCTTTCCGCCTGCCAGGCAATGAAAGAAAAAGGATATATCACTTCAGGTGAACGTGATGGAAAAAAAGTTGATGGCTTCGACAGAGGCAACTCTCCTTTTGAGTACATGGGTGCCGACATCAAGGAAAAGAAAATCGCCTTCACCACCACCAATGGAACGCAAGCCATTGAAAAAGCTTTTGGCGCTAAGAAAATTATCATTGGTTCTTTCCTTAATCTTTCCTCTGTTGTAAAATATCTCCTCTTCGGAGAAAACAGTGTGCTGATCATCTGCGCAGGATGGAAAGGAAAGGTCAATCTTGAAGACACGCTCTTCGCCGGAGCGATCATGGAAAAATTAAGAAATCACATCGAGCCCGACTGCGATGCTCCACTCGTAGCGCAGCATCTTTATAATCTTGCAAAAGATGATATGGTCAAGTTCCTCAACAACTCATCGCACGTTAAACGTCTTAACAGACTTAACATTCACAAAGACATTGAATTCTGCCTGACTCCTGATCAGTACTCCATCGTACCGGTTATGAATGAGGGGAAGCTTACCATCGGATAA
- a CDS encoding MATE family efflux transporter codes for MKLSSYRSEIKTSFLLAYPVMLSQLGHVMMGVSDNVMVGHLGAEELAASGLANVAFNVLMLFGIGVSYAITPLVATADGEKNIFNINETLRHGLVINVVTSLVLVTIVFFAKNLLYHIDQPAEVIALSIPYLEIITFSIIPMLIFQTYRQFSEGLSNTWIPMIIVLACNVLNILLNYILIYGHAGFPALGLNGAGWATFISRIVMGCSLAAFIYYAPRFRQYRPGFAFGKYSRALFSKMLNIGLPAGLQFIFEVAAFDFSLVMMGWMGTSALAAHQIAINLATVSYMTTSGLAAAAAIRVSHELGKGDITALRKAAFVLLGMALSLMTAWGIFFVVGKNFLPQLYVEDLEVIRVAGPLIIIAGLFQLSDGMQVVIIGALRGLQDVKIPSVFIFISYWIIGLPLGYWLGFQAGLGPVGIWTGLLVGLTLTATAMVWRFNYLSLKLKSETRKQIDIAQ; via the coding sequence ATGAAACTCTCTTCCTATCGTTCCGAAATAAAAACAAGTTTTCTTCTTGCATACCCGGTGATGTTAAGTCAGCTGGGTCATGTGATGATGGGAGTTTCTGACAACGTAATGGTCGGCCATCTCGGGGCCGAAGAACTTGCAGCCTCCGGTCTGGCAAACGTTGCCTTTAATGTATTGATGCTTTTTGGAATTGGAGTTTCCTACGCCATCACACCGTTGGTTGCCACAGCCGATGGCGAGAAAAATATTTTTAACATCAATGAAACGCTTCGTCATGGCCTTGTGATCAACGTTGTGACGAGCCTTGTACTGGTAACGATTGTTTTCTTTGCAAAGAATTTACTTTACCACATCGACCAGCCAGCCGAAGTGATCGCATTGTCAATTCCCTACCTGGAGATCATCACCTTCTCGATCATTCCGATGCTCATCTTCCAGACGTACCGCCAATTTTCGGAAGGCCTTTCCAACACCTGGATACCCATGATCATCGTGCTGGCCTGTAACGTGCTGAATATCCTCCTCAACTATATATTAATATATGGTCATGCTGGTTTTCCGGCTCTGGGCCTCAATGGTGCAGGATGGGCAACATTCATATCACGCATCGTAATGGGTTGCTCGCTTGCTGCCTTCATTTATTATGCTCCGCGCTTCAGGCAATATCGCCCGGGATTCGCATTCGGAAAGTATTCCCGTGCTCTTTTCAGCAAAATGCTCAACATCGGTTTGCCTGCAGGGTTACAATTCATCTTTGAAGTTGCTGCTTTCGATTTCTCTCTTGTCATGATGGGCTGGATGGGAACGAGTGCACTGGCAGCTCATCAGATCGCCATCAATCTCGCCACAGTAAGTTATATGACTACCTCCGGACTTGCCGCTGCAGCCGCTATCCGCGTAAGTCATGAACTTGGAAAAGGCGACATCACAGCATTGCGCAAAGCCGCATTCGTTCTGTTAGGAATGGCATTGTCCCTCATGACTGCCTGGGGAATCTTCTTTGTCGTTGGAAAAAATTTCCTTCCACAACTTTATGTTGAAGATCTTGAAGTGATCCGTGTTGCCGGACCTCTCATTATCATTGCCGGATTATTTCAATTGTCAGACGGAATGCAGGTAGTGATCATCGGTGCGCTGCGTGGGTTACAAGACGTTAAAATTCCATCCGTCTTTATTTTTATCTCCTACTGGATCATTGGATTACCGCTTGGATACTGGCTGGGATTTCAGGCAGGACTTGGACCCGTCGGCATATGGACTGGATTACTCGTGGGGCTGACACTAACAGCCACCGCCATGGTATGGAGATTCAATTACTTAAGCTTAAAGCTAAAGTCAGAAACCAGAAAACAGATTGATATCGCTCAGTAA
- a CDS encoding nucleotide pyrophosphohydrolase: protein MTLDESQKLVDTWIKAHGVRYFNELTNTALLTEEVGEVARIMARRYGEQSEKEADKGKDLGEEMADVLWVLICLANQTGVNLTESFKKNIEKKTIRDKDRHHQNPKLH, encoded by the coding sequence ATGACATTAGATGAATCGCAGAAGCTGGTAGACACATGGATCAAGGCGCATGGTGTCCGCTATTTTAATGAGCTTACTAATACCGCTCTCCTGACGGAAGAAGTAGGAGAGGTAGCCAGGATCATGGCCAGACGATATGGTGAGCAATCTGAAAAAGAAGCTGACAAAGGAAAAGATCTTGGAGAGGAGATGGCTGATGTATTGTGGGTATTGATCTGTCTTGCGAATCAGACGGGTGTTAATTTAACAGAGTCCTTCAAAAAGAACATTGAAAAGAAAACGATCCGGGATAAAGACCGGCATCATCAGAATCCCAAATTGCATTAA
- a CDS encoding acyl-CoA thioesterase, whose translation MKDSAKPVRNSQTTITELMVPSYANFGGKIHGGTLLSLMDKLAYACASKHAGEYCVTVSVDKVEFLQPVEVGELVSMHGSVNYVGRTSLVVGIRVEALNVKTGIVKHTNSSFFTMVAKGEDEKPAIVPKLILENKEDVKRFIEAMRVREIKAAMKEQMDDARSGIDVENAGALLKDERCILKFA comes from the coding sequence ATGAAAGACTCCGCCAAGCCCGTTAGAAATTCCCAGACCACGATCACTGAACTGATGGTTCCTTCGTATGCCAACTTTGGTGGCAAGATCCACGGCGGCACGCTTCTCTCGCTCATGGATAAATTAGCTTACGCATGCGCGAGCAAACATGCAGGAGAATATTGTGTAACAGTTTCAGTTGATAAAGTTGAGTTTCTACAGCCTGTGGAAGTGGGTGAACTGGTTTCCATGCATGGTTCCGTCAATTATGTAGGAAGAACTTCTCTCGTGGTAGGCATCAGGGTTGAAGCTCTCAATGTCAAGACCGGAATAGTCAAGCATACCAACTCATCTTTCTTTACCATGGTAGCAAAGGGTGAAGATGAAAAACCCGCAATCGTTCCCAAATTGATCCTGGAAAATAAAGAAGATGTGAAAAGATTTATCGAAGCCATGCGTGTCCGCGAGATCAAGGCAGCGATGAAAGAACAAATGGATGATGCACGCTCAGGAATCGATGTCGAAAATGCAGGCGCGCTCTTAAAAGATGAACGATGTATTTTAAAATTTGCCTGA
- a CDS encoding 1-acyl-sn-glycerol-3-phosphate acyltransferase, with translation MRILRGIHTAYGSFVFLILFIIFFFPLLIPIAFPKKFSWVGIINRLWAKLLFTFVVLPYKVESRSKLDPGKQYIFCPNHFSYLDIPTMGLNPINTIFVGKNDMEKVPFFGFMYGKLHITVDRNRLRSKYETFIKSGQAIDDGKSLVLYPEGGIFTENAPAMVRFKDGAFRLAIEKQIPIVPVTIPYNWIILPPDEFLLRQGNVKVIFHEPIETNNMTLADVDTLKQKVFTIIEDEICKYKK, from the coding sequence ATGAGGATATTGAGAGGAATACACACTGCCTATGGTTCGTTTGTATTCCTCATTCTTTTTATAATCTTTTTCTTTCCCCTTCTGATTCCCATTGCCTTCCCAAAGAAATTCTCCTGGGTTGGAATTATTAACCGGCTGTGGGCAAAACTTCTTTTCACGTTTGTGGTGCTTCCCTATAAAGTGGAGAGCAGATCAAAGCTCGATCCGGGAAAGCAATACATATTCTGTCCCAATCATTTCTCCTATCTCGATATTCCAACCATGGGACTCAATCCCATCAATACCATATTCGTTGGGAAGAATGATATGGAGAAGGTTCCGTTCTTCGGATTCATGTATGGGAAGCTTCACATCACCGTTGACCGGAATCGCCTGAGAAGTAAGTATGAAACATTTATTAAGTCAGGCCAGGCCATTGATGATGGAAAAAGTCTTGTCCTGTATCCTGAAGGTGGAATTTTTACAGAGAATGCACCCGCAATGGTCAGATTCAAAGATGGCGCCTTCCGGTTGGCCATTGAAAAACAAATCCCGATCGTGCCCGTCACCATTCCTTATAATTGGATAATTTTGCCACCCGATGAGTTTTTGTTGAGGCAGGGAAATGTCAAAGTAATATTTCACGAGCCCATCGAAACTAACAACATGACATTGGCAGATGTGGATACTCTAAAACAAAAGGTATTCACCATCATTGAAGACGAGATTTGTAAGTATAAGAAATGA
- a CDS encoding peptidase S41 produces MKISSFIILLLFVCSATFGTNTTDTRLLSQPAVSANNIAFIYAEDLWIANPDGSQPRRLTVDEGVESNPMFSPDGKWIAFSAQYDGNTDVFIIPVEGGIPTRLTWHPGVDNAKGFTPDGKSVLFTSQRAMFNNRYSQLFTVPVTGAYPTQLEVPNAAHASYSPDAKSIAYTPLNDAFKQWKNYRGGSFSTIWIFSFGDKSAVKIPTAQAGSNDVGPMWLGNKIYFRSDRNGEFNLYSYDVSSKEIKQLTTFNDFPIINMSVGSGKIIFEQAGYLHSFDPATASSKKITVGIAADLQELRPRFVKGPQYIRDGQISATGSRVVLDFRGDIFTIPAEKGDPRNLTQTTGVHEKFPAWSPDGKSIAYFSDASGEYELHIRTQDGKNPAKAFKPIGTGFYAYPKWSPDSKRIAYVDNGRNLYVLDVASGVSKKVDGDEIYSPGIFRELFGDWSNDSRWIVYTKAMGTNFKKIMMYSVDQDKTFPVTDGLVDASNPVFDPAGKYLFFFASTNAGPVVNWFDQSNNDMRSTNSIYLLTLQKETLSPFSKESDEEEVKGDKPETKPEVKSDKTPAPAAEKKNDSFRVDWAGIETRIVDFPIAAGNYYGLGMGKDNELLYVARKENGSGVLHKYDMKKRKDTDVMDLDDYSISSDGKKMLYYNNNSRTWGITNVGEKPEAGKGILNVADIQVKIDPIAEWPNIFNEAWRVNRDYFYDPGMHGADWAAMKKKYTVFLTDLSCRSDLNTVIQWMCSELGVGHHRITAPGEKLNNPATVSGGLLGADYTVANGRYQIKKIYGGLNFNPNLRSPLTEPGVNANVGDYIIAVNGKDVPSSENIFKFFEATAGKIVELTLSANATGAGSRTVKVVPVDNENALRNRDWVEGNLKKVNEATNGQVAYVYVPNTAGLGHEYFKRYFYPQANKKAVIVDERFNGGGQLADYYIDNLLRPYQAHWNMRYGKDLKSPNGSIQGPKVMIIDETAGSGGDMLPWMFRKFNVGTLVGKRTWGGLVGVLGFPEFIDGGSVTAPNVGIWTKDGFIVENVGIPPDIEIEQTPSEVIKGNDPQLEKAIEIALKQLKENPQADPVRPPYPVRVRKN; encoded by the coding sequence ATGAAAATATCAAGCTTCATCATCCTGCTGTTGTTTGTCTGCTCGGCAACCTTTGGCACTAATACAACAGATACCCGACTCTTATCCCAACCGGCAGTAAGCGCAAACAACATTGCATTTATCTATGCCGAGGATCTCTGGATTGCCAATCCCGATGGCTCACAACCTCGCCGCCTTACAGTAGATGAAGGCGTTGAATCAAATCCAATGTTCTCTCCCGATGGAAAATGGATTGCCTTCAGCGCACAATATGATGGTAACACAGATGTCTTCATCATTCCTGTTGAAGGTGGAATTCCAACACGTCTTACCTGGCATCCCGGAGTCGACAACGCCAAAGGATTCACACCTGATGGTAAAAGTGTCTTGTTCACTTCCCAGCGTGCCATGTTCAATAATCGCTATTCACAATTATTTACTGTACCTGTAACCGGTGCTTATCCCACTCAGCTTGAAGTTCCGAATGCAGCACACGCTTCTTATTCACCGGATGCAAAATCAATAGCCTATACTCCCCTCAACGATGCTTTCAAGCAATGGAAAAATTATCGCGGAGGAAGCTTCTCTACCATCTGGATATTCTCGTTCGGAGATAAATCAGCAGTAAAAATTCCAACAGCACAGGCAGGCAGCAATGATGTTGGCCCAATGTGGCTGGGCAACAAGATCTACTTCAGAAGTGATCGCAACGGTGAATTCAACTTATACTCATACGATGTTTCTTCCAAAGAAATAAAACAACTGACAACCTTTAACGACTTTCCAATCATCAATATGTCGGTCGGAAGCGGCAAAATCATTTTCGAACAGGCTGGCTATCTTCATTCGTTCGATCCCGCAACAGCATCTTCAAAAAAGATAACAGTAGGTATCGCCGCAGATCTTCAGGAACTTCGTCCAAGATTTGTAAAAGGTCCTCAGTACATCCGTGATGGACAGATCTCCGCTACCGGCTCACGCGTGGTTCTTGATTTCAGAGGAGACATCTTCACCATCCCTGCTGAAAAAGGTGATCCAAGAAATCTTACTCAAACTACCGGAGTCCATGAAAAATTTCCAGCATGGTCACCCGACGGCAAATCAATTGCATACTTCTCTGATGCCAGCGGTGAATATGAACTTCACATCCGTACGCAGGATGGAAAAAATCCCGCTAAAGCATTTAAACCTATCGGAACAGGATTCTATGCTTATCCAAAATGGTCGCCCGATAGCAAGAGGATCGCTTATGTCGACAACGGCAGAAATCTATATGTTCTCGATGTAGCATCTGGTGTCAGCAAGAAAGTTGATGGCGATGAGATCTATTCACCCGGCATCTTCAGGGAGTTATTTGGCGATTGGTCTAATGACTCCAGATGGATTGTCTACACCAAGGCCATGGGTACCAACTTCAAAAAGATCATGATGTATTCTGTTGATCAGGATAAAACATTTCCCGTAACGGACGGATTGGTGGATGCTTCAAATCCCGTATTCGATCCTGCAGGAAAATATCTTTTCTTCTTTGCATCCACGAATGCAGGTCCTGTTGTCAACTGGTTTGATCAGTCCAACAACGATATGAGATCAACGAATTCAATTTATCTCCTGACGCTTCAGAAGGAAACTCTTTCTCCATTCTCAAAAGAAAGTGATGAAGAAGAAGTGAAAGGCGACAAACCAGAAACAAAACCCGAAGTAAAATCAGACAAGACACCGGCTCCCGCTGCCGAAAAGAAAAATGATTCCTTCCGCGTAGACTGGGCAGGTATTGAAACAAGGATTGTTGACTTCCCGATTGCTGCCGGCAACTATTACGGATTGGGGATGGGGAAAGACAATGAACTCCTTTATGTTGCTCGTAAAGAAAACGGAAGCGGTGTTCTTCACAAATATGATATGAAGAAACGCAAGGACACAGATGTTATGGACCTGGATGACTATTCAATCTCTTCTGACGGCAAGAAGATGCTGTATTATAATAACAACTCCAGAACATGGGGAATTACCAACGTGGGTGAAAAACCGGAAGCCGGAAAAGGAATTCTGAATGTCGCCGATATTCAGGTTAAGATCGATCCGATAGCTGAATGGCCAAACATTTTCAATGAAGCATGGAGAGTAAACCGCGACTACTTCTATGACCCCGGCATGCATGGTGCTGACTGGGCAGCCATGAAAAAGAAATATACTGTATTCCTTACCGACTTATCATGTCGCAGTGATCTGAATACTGTCATCCAGTGGATGTGCAGCGAACTTGGCGTAGGTCACCATCGCATTACCGCACCCGGAGAGAAGCTGAATAATCCGGCTACCGTTTCCGGCGGACTATTGGGAGCTGATTATACTGTAGCAAACGGTCGCTATCAGATCAAAAAGATCTATGGTGGTTTGAATTTCAATCCAAATCTTCGTTCTCCGTTGACTGAACCAGGAGTGAATGCGAATGTTGGCGACTATATTATAGCTGTGAATGGAAAAGATGTTCCTTCATCTGAAAACATCTTTAAATTCTTTGAAGCAACTGCCGGCAAGATCGTCGAGCTTACATTGAGTGCGAATGCAACGGGTGCTGGTTCACGTACTGTAAAAGTCGTACCGGTCGACAATGAAAATGCACTACGCAACCGCGACTGGGTTGAAGGAAATCTCAAGAAGGTGAATGAGGCTACCAACGGACAGGTAGCATACGTTTACGTTCCTAACACCGCAGGATTAGGGCACGAATATTTCAAGCGCTACTTCTATCCGCAGGCAAATAAAAAAGCAGTCATCGTGGATGAACGCTTTAATGGTGGTGGTCAGCTTGCCGATTATTATATCGATAACTTACTAAGACCTTATCAGGCACACTGGAACATGCGTTATGGTAAAGACTTGAAATCCCCTAACGGTTCGATCCAGGGTCCGAAAGTGATGATCATTGATGAAACTGCTGGTTCCGGTGGCGACATGCTTCCATGGATGTTCAGAAAATTCAATGTTGGAACGCTGGTAGGAAAACGCACCTGGGGAGGACTCGTTGGTGTTCTCGGCTTTCCTGAGTTCATTGACGGTGGTAGCGTAACAGCACCCAATGTTGGAATCTGGACGAAAGACGGATTCATCGTTGAGAATGTTGGTATACCACCCGATATCGAAATCGAGCAAACACCTTCTGAAGTGATCAAAGGAAACGATCCGCAACTGGAGAAGGCAATTGAGATTGCATTGAAACAATTGAAAGAGAATCCGCAGGCGGATCCTGTCAGGCCTCCTTATCCGGTAAGAGTGAGAAAAAACTAA
- the gcvT gene encoding glycine cleavage system aminomethyltransferase GcvT produces the protein MELKKVPLNDIHEALGAKMVPFAGFNMPVRYSSDLEEHMTVRNGVGVFDVSHMGEFTVKGPDALDLIQRVTSNDASKLIDGQAQYSCLPNEDGGIVDDLIVYKIHDNDYMLVVNASNIDKDWNWISKFNTKKAEMKNVSDDTCLFAVQGPKASAVLQALTKTDLSKIPYYHFAIGEFAGLSNVVISNTGYTGAGGFEIYCKAADGVKIWNAIFEAGKNENIKPIGLGARDTLRLEMGFCLYGNDIDDTTSPLEGGLGWITKFTKDFTNSSALKKQKEEGVTRKLVGFKMIDKGIPRHDYPIKDATGNVIGKVTSGTISPVLGIGVGLGYVTIENSKVGSEIFIDVRGKGLKASVAKLPMI, from the coding sequence ATGGAATTAAAGAAAGTACCCCTCAATGATATTCACGAAGCGCTTGGCGCCAAGATGGTTCCGTTTGCCGGATTCAATATGCCGGTCCGCTACTCATCTGATCTTGAAGAACACATGACCGTACGTAACGGTGTGGGGGTATTTGATGTGTCGCACATGGGAGAGTTTACCGTGAAAGGCCCGGATGCACTGGACCTTATACAGAGAGTTACCAGCAACGATGCAAGCAAACTAATAGATGGCCAGGCGCAATACTCCTGTCTCCCGAATGAAGACGGCGGTATCGTGGATGACCTTATCGTTTATAAGATCCATGACAATGATTACATGCTGGTGGTCAATGCTTCAAACATCGACAAGGACTGGAACTGGATCTCAAAATTCAATACCAAAAAAGCAGAGATGAAAAATGTATCAGATGATACATGTCTTTTTGCTGTACAGGGACCAAAAGCCTCAGCTGTTTTGCAGGCATTGACAAAGACTGACCTATCCAAAATTCCATACTATCATTTTGCTATTGGTGAATTTGCGGGACTCTCTAATGTTGTTATCAGCAATACAGGCTACACCGGTGCCGGTGGTTTTGAGATCTATTGCAAGGCTGCCGATGGCGTAAAGATCTGGAACGCAATCTTTGAAGCCGGTAAAAATGAAAACATCAAACCGATTGGATTAGGCGCCCGTGATACCCTTCGCCTGGAGATGGGCTTCTGCCTTTACGGAAATGATATTGATGATACAACCTCTCCATTGGAAGGTGGTCTTGGATGGATCACGAAATTCACGAAAGACTTCACCAACTCCTCTGCATTAAAGAAACAAAAAGAGGAAGGCGTCACGCGCAAGCTGGTTGGATTCAAAATGATTGACAAGGGCATTCCCCGTCACGATTATCCCATCAAGGATGCAACAGGAAATGTCATCGGAAAAGTTACATCGGGGACGATCTCTCCGGTATTGGGGATTGGAGTAGGGCTTGGTTACGTTACTATCGAAAACTCTAAAGTGGGCTCAGAAATTTTTATTGATGTCCGCGGAAAAGGTTTGAAGGCCAGCGTTGCCAAACTTCCAATGATCTAA
- a CDS encoding M15 family metallopeptidase → MKRSLIILLFLPLLSIAQNKYGLKPTNYQQYNESVKTNPDKELVDLEKFIPDLVMDIRYATANNFTGQKIYTLAKAYARKPVAEALKKAQADFKKLGVKVKMHDAYRPYAATVKFYEEYHDTTYVASPYKGSRHNRGCALDMTIVDIKTGEELKMPTEYDSFSKDAWPSTPVKDPVIRKNRELIISVMEKNGFKVNGSEWWHFDFIGWKNYEVMDINFEELEKK, encoded by the coding sequence ATGAAAAGATCATTGATAATTTTACTTTTTCTTCCCCTGCTAAGCATCGCTCAGAATAAATATGGGCTTAAACCAACGAATTATCAGCAGTATAATGAGTCCGTGAAAACCAATCCTGACAAAGAGCTGGTTGATCTCGAAAAATTTATTCCGGATCTGGTGATGGACATCCGGTATGCAACCGCCAACAATTTTACAGGGCAGAAAATTTACACACTCGCAAAAGCGTATGCCCGCAAGCCGGTGGCGGAAGCTTTAAAGAAAGCACAGGCGGATTTTAAGAAGCTGGGTGTTAAAGTAAAAATGCATGATGCGTATCGCCCGTATGCTGCAACGGTCAAGTTTTATGAGGAGTATCACGACACAACGTATGTTGCTTCTCCATACAAAGGTTCGCGGCATAACCGGGGATGTGCACTGGACATGACCATCGTTGATATTAAAACCGGTGAAGAGCTGAAGATGCCAACCGAATACGATTCTTTCAGCAAAGACGCCTGGCCTTCAACTCCTGTCAAAGATCCCGTTATCAGAAAAAACAGGGAGCTGATCATATCCGTAATGGAGAAAAATGGATTCAAGGTGAATGGTTCTGAATGGTGGCACTTTGATTTTATCGGGTGGAAGAATTATGAAGTGATGGATATTAATTTTGAGGAACTTGAAAAGAAGTAA